From the genome of Fusarium oxysporum f. sp. lycopersici 4287 chromosome 3, whole genome shotgun sequence, one region includes:
- a CDS encoding hypothetical protein (At least one base has a quality score < 10) encodes MVGTGVAHKAISILLRLGELASAIIVLGILSRFCYLISIAEVHADGRIIYGIVVACLGIIYSILFCPPFKDMFLGFPFDFVMFVMWLVAYCLLQTRTGGHACSARWYYDYWGYYWGRFWRVGPIGTVTINGTGCGAWKTVLAFSFIAWFLHLLSGILVGHFFVFIPAFKKSKKPNATISRGYMSSVLMLRSTRQSKKSSIRLKSLPRVILERTAITRELNRIMARQIMFRL; translated from the exons ATGGTAGGAACTGGTGTTGCACATAAAGCTATTTCTATTCTGCTCCGTCTTGGTGAGCTTGCCTCCGCTATAATCGTGCTAGGGATTCTCTCGCGCTTCTGTTACCTTATCAGCATCGCGGAAGTGCATGCCGATGGACGGATTATCTATGGCATCGTCGTCGCGTGCCTTGGTATCATCTACTCCATCCTTTTCTGTCCGCCATTCAAGGACATGTTCTTGGGGTTTCCCTTTGACTTTGTGATGTTTGTCATGTGGCTCGTGGCATACTGCCTGCTTCAGACT AGAACTGGTGGTCACGCTTGTTCGGCACGTTGGTATTACGACTATTGGGGCTACTATTGGGGTCGTTTCTGGCGAGTCGGGCCCATTGGGACAGTTACCATTAACGGGACGGGTTGCGGGGCGTGGAAGACGGTCCTGGCCTTTTCGTTTATCGCATGGTTCCTGCATCTTCTCAGTGGCATCCTTGTAGGTCATTTCTTTGTATTCATTCCTGCTTTTAAAAAGTCGAAAAAACCTAACGCAACAATCTCTAGGGGGTATATGTCTTCCGTACTTATGTTAAGATCGACGAGACAAAGCAAGAAATCAAGCATCAGGCTGAAAAGCTTACCAA GGGTGATTCTCGAGCGCACAGCTATAACCAGAGAGCTGAACAGGATAATGGCACGACAGATAATGTTTAGACTATGA
- a CDS encoding hypothetical protein (At least one base has a quality score < 10), with the protein MVGTGVAHKAISILLRLGELASAIIVLGILSRFCYLISIAEVHADGRIIYGIVVACLGIIYSILFCPPFKDMFLGFPFDFVMFVMWLVAYCLLQTRTGGHACSARWYYDYWGYYWGRFWRVGPIGTVTINGTGCGAWKTVLAFSFIAWFLHLLSGILGVYVFRTYVKIDETKQEIKHQAEKLTKGDSRAHSYNQRAEQDNGTTDNV; encoded by the exons ATGGTAGGAACTGGTGTTGCACATAAAGCTATTTCTATTCTGCTCCGTCTTGGTGAGCTTGCCTCCGCTATAATCGTGCTAGGGATTCTCTCGCGCTTCTGTTACCTTATCAGCATCGCGGAAGTGCATGCCGATGGACGGATTATCTATGGCATCGTCGTCGCGTGCCTTGGTATCATCTACTCCATCCTTTTCTGTCCGCCATTCAAGGACATGTTCTTGGGGTTTCCCTTTGACTTTGTGATGTTTGTCATGTGGCTCGTGGCATACTGCCTGCTTCAGACT AGAACTGGTGGTCACGCTTGTTCGGCACGTTGGTATTACGACTATTGGGGCTACTATTGGGGTCGTTTCTGGCGAGTCGGGCCCATTGGGACAGTTACCATTAACGGGACGGGTTGCGGGGCGTGGAAGACGGTCCTGGCCTTTTCGTTTATCGCATGGTTCCTGCATCTTCTCAGTGGCATCCTT GGGGTATATGTCTTCCGTACTTATGTTAAGATCGACGAGACAAAGCAAGAAATCAAGCATCAGGCTGAAAAGCTTACCAA GGGTGATTCTCGAGCGCACAGCTATAACCAGAGAGCTGAACAGGATAATGGCACGACAGATAATGTTTAG
- a CDS encoding hypothetical protein (At least one base has a quality score < 10) gives MVGTGVAHKAISILLRLGELASAIIVLGILSRFCYLISIAEVHADGRIIYGIVVACLGIIYSILFCPPFKDMFLGFPFDFVMFVMWLVAYCLLQTRTGGHACSARWYYDYWGYYWGRFWRVGPIGTVTINGTGCGAWKTVLAFSFIAWFLHLLSGILVGHFFVFIPAFKKSKKPNATISRGYMSSVLMLRSTRQSKKSSIRLKSLPSKYS, from the exons ATGGTAGGAACTGGTGTTGCACATAAAGCTATTTCTATTCTGCTCCGTCTTGGTGAGCTTGCCTCCGCTATAATCGTGCTAGGGATTCTCTCGCGCTTCTGTTACCTTATCAGCATCGCGGAAGTGCATGCCGATGGACGGATTATCTATGGCATCGTCGTCGCGTGCCTTGGTATCATCTACTCCATCCTTTTCTGTCCGCCATTCAAGGACATGTTCTTGGGGTTTCCCTTTGACTTTGTGATGTTTGTCATGTGGCTCGTGGCATACTGCCTGCTTCAGACT AGAACTGGTGGTCACGCTTGTTCGGCACGTTGGTATTACGACTATTGGGGCTACTATTGGGGTCGTTTCTGGCGAGTCGGGCCCATTGGGACAGTTACCATTAACGGGACGGGTTGCGGGGCGTGGAAGACGGTCCTGGCCTTTTCGTTTATCGCATGGTTCCTGCATCTTCTCAGTGGCATCCTTGTAGGTCATTTCTTTGTATTCATTCCTGCTTTTAAAAAGTCGAAAAAACCTAACGCAACAATCTCTAGGGGGTATATGTCTTCCGTACTTATGTTAAGATCGACGAGACAAAGCAAGAAATCAAGCATCAGGCTGAAAAGCTTACCAAGTAAGTACTCTTGA
- a CDS encoding hypothetical protein (At least one base has a quality score < 10) codes for MVGTGVAHKAISILLRLGELASAIIVLGILSRFCYLISIAEVHADGRIIYGIVVACLGIIYSILFCPPFKDMFLGFPFDFVMFVMWLVAYCLLQTRTGGHACSARWYYDYWGYYWGRFWRVGPIGTVTINGTGCGAWKTVLAFSFIAWFLHLLSGILGVYVFRTYVKIDETKQEIKHQAEKLTK; via the exons ATGGTAGGAACTGGTGTTGCACATAAAGCTATTTCTATTCTGCTCCGTCTTGGTGAGCTTGCCTCCGCTATAATCGTGCTAGGGATTCTCTCGCGCTTCTGTTACCTTATCAGCATCGCGGAAGTGCATGCCGATGGACGGATTATCTATGGCATCGTCGTCGCGTGCCTTGGTATCATCTACTCCATCCTTTTCTGTCCGCCATTCAAGGACATGTTCTTGGGGTTTCCCTTTGACTTTGTGATGTTTGTCATGTGGCTCGTGGCATACTGCCTGCTTCAGACT AGAACTGGTGGTCACGCTTGTTCGGCACGTTGGTATTACGACTATTGGGGCTACTATTGGGGTCGTTTCTGGCGAGTCGGGCCCATTGGGACAGTTACCATTAACGGGACGGGTTGCGGGGCGTGGAAGACGGTCCTGGCCTTTTCGTTTATCGCATGGTTCCTGCATCTTCTCAGTGGCATCCTT GGGGTATATGTCTTCCGTACTTATGTTAAGATCGACGAGACAAAGCAAGAAATCAAGCATCAGGCTGAAAAGCTTACCAAGTAA
- a CDS encoding hypothetical protein (At least one base has a quality score < 10) codes for MTTSSASVICPIPPLPNKRGQGAIGADLIITYHSDLAQCEILPAGSRYTNAGNFKAGTFLPFIQPAFILDLYPCLLSPEDGEISGLPLLLSMFNAGARTATLEEDWEGKWFTIVARIFPNKLTFHGVSLDGWETEETESVQVALALPRDGGLTPIVPRLLDGSDESAPWPNSSAHISLAGPVDLDTFHIKEDVWPEPLSKTSVFIKLGSYLVPENDRPPHKGVHVCHVLLLFPVEQQPWHSLLGWMRQAVNPFPKGSWIVCSGRVLGVLNRDLIQGPQVVDSTVRILVILPDDWEFVRQSTLSTHNTYMPTSSNPVNESPTPPRPAGPGGVASRNPFSSPIRGQKQSPQRKAASPTLPSKQSDCEATKPPACPREKHTPLTPTTIDVNPVLPIPEFG; via the exons ATGACGACTTCCTCGGCCTCTGTCATTTGCCCGATACCTCCATTGCCAAATAAGCGTGGGCAGGGAGCGATCGGTGCggatctcatcatcacctaCCATTCCGACCTAGCCCAGTGCGAAATCCTCCCAGCTGGCTCACGCTATACGAATGCAGGGAACTTCAAGGCTGGGACCTTCCTGCCTTTTATTCAGCCTGCATTCATTCTCGACCTCTATCCGTGCCTCCTCAGTCCTGAAGATGGCGAGATCTCAGGACTTCCTTTGCTACTCTCCATGTTTAACGCCGGAGCAAGAACAGCGACCTTGGAGGAGGACTGGGAGGGGAAATGGTTCACTATAGTCGCCCGAATTTTTCCAAACAAACTTACCTTCCATGGCGTAAGTTTGGATGGATGGGAGACAGAAGAAACTGAATCTGTGCAGGTTGCGCTGGCACTACCGCGTGATGGCGGCTTGACTCC TATTGTCCCTCGACTCCTCGATGGTAGCGATGAAAGTGCCCCCTGGCCAAACTCTTCAGCACATATATCCCTTGCCGGCCCTGTCGATCTAGATACCTTCCATATCAAGGAGGATGTCTGGCCAGAGCCACTGAGCAAGACTTCGGTGTTCATAAAGCTAGGTTCTTACTTAGTGCCAGAAAACGACCGCCCTCCTCACAAAGGCGTACACGTATGCCacgtcctcctcctcttccccGTAGAGCAACAACCATGGCATTCTCTACTCGGGTGGATGCGACAAGCTGTGAACCCCTTTCCTAAAGGGTCGTGGATTGTATGCAGCGGTCGCGTCTTGGGGGTCCTTAACCGCGACCTTATCCAAGGCCCTCAAGTCGTCGATTCCACCGTCCGGATCTTAGTAATTCTCCCCGACGATTGGGAATTCGTTCGACAGAGTACCCTGTCTACACATAATACATACATGCCCACATCGTCGAATCCTGTCAATGAGTCGCCTACGCCACCACGACCAGCTGGCCCTGGGGGCGTTGCAAGCAGAAACCCATTCTCGTCTCCAATCCGCGGTCAAAAGCAGTCTCCGCAAAGGAAAGCTGCTTCCCCGACACTGCCATCAAAGCAGTCAGATTGCGAGGCGACCAAACCACCAGCCTGCCCTAGAGAAAAGCATACACCACTGACTCCAACCACAATTGACGTTAATCCAGTGCTTCCAATTCCAGAGTTCGG ATAG
- a CDS encoding hypothetical protein (At least one base has a quality score < 10), whose product MANEKDITLSGNAGVVASTLTVDHQIIDFGGPPDQGVKNMRCLKHLYVTDPRDDKQRILETKGGLLKGSYCWILKNDRFQRFRDDPQSRLLWIKGDPGKGKTMLLCGIIDELEKESAKRLSYFFCQATEAQLSSATGVLRGLIYLLIIQQPSLISYVRTKYDTQEEKRFESINAWAPLTDIFMDMLNDPALEDVVLIIDALDECKTKHSELLDFIFKSPSHIKWIVSSRNHCPDIGPRLRNATHTAKLCLEDIGSTICEAVDVYIRHKVDQLICEENYDDKIRYAVQHYLMSHANGTFLWVALVCKELADPRVPRQHMLTKLTSFPAGLDQLYERMMEHIINSDDAGLCKQILAIVSVVYSPVTLKELISLVESLEEFDQDELKETIGSCGSFLTLRKGVIYFVHQSAKEYLLDKASNQIVPSGTTDQHHTIFSRSLLVMSRSLRRDMYDLHHPGISIDDVRQPDPNPLASARYSCFYWVDHLSAAVSDRTLMPIDDLQDDGTVHQFLSKKYLYWLEALSLLGRIPKGVVAMTKLETLLNGSEGTRLFDFVRDARRFILAHGRAIRNAPLQAYVSALTFSPRRSVTRRLFKEEEPSWILAKPTIAENWDACLETLEGHDGGVNWVVFSPDGQRLASASREGTVKMWDIGTGHCTATLEGHGGGVHSVVFSLDGQRLASASHDTTVKIWDATTGHCMATLRGHDDEVCSVAFSLDGQRLASASRDRTVKIWDATTGECTATLEGHHGCVNSVVFSPDGQRLASASIDRIAKIWDATTVQCLATLVIGSVADTIRFDKTGTHLLTDNLMFNLNLISHPSSFATAPASSLQPHPCQCQGYGISADRKWITYRGRNLLWLPFEYRPVKSAIATSIALGCSSGWVLLFQFSGEGPILS is encoded by the exons ATGGCGAATGAAAAGGATATAACCTTGTCCGGAAACGCAGGGGTTGTCGCTAGCACCTTGACTGTTGACCATCAGATTATCGACTTCGGCGGACCGCCCGACCAAG GCGTCAAGAACATGCGATGTCTGAAGCATCTATACGTGACTGACCCCCGCGACGACAAGCAGCGAATCCTGGAGACAAAGGGCGGCCTGCTCAAGGGCTCCTACTGCTGGATTCTCAAGAACGACCGCTTTCAGCGATTTCGTGACGACCCGCAAAGCCGGCTGCTCTGGATCAAAGGCGACCCCGGCAAAGGCAAGACAATGCTCCTCTGCGGCATCATAGATGAGCTAGAGAAAGAGTCTGCGAAACGACTGTCTTATTTCTTCTGTCAGGCTACAGAGGCTCAATTGAGCAGTGCCACGGGCGTGCTGCGCGGCCTCATCTaccttctcatcatccagCAACCATCACTCATTTCCTACGTACGGACGAAGTACGATACCCAAGAGGAGAAACGTTTTGAGAGCATCAATGCCTGGGCGCCTCTGACCGATATATTCATGGACATGCTGAACGATCCAGCTCTGGAGGATGTGGTCTTGATCATCGATGCCCTTGACGAGTGCAAAACGAAGCACtcagagcttcttgactttaTTTTCAAGTCGCCTTCCCATATCAAGTGGATTGTATCCAGCCGCAACCACTGCCCAGACATTGGGCCGAGGCTCAGAAATGCAACACACACAGCCAAGCTGTGTCTTGAGGACATTGGGAGCACCATTTGCGAAGCAGTTGACGTGTACATCCGACACAAAGTGGATCAATTGATATGTGAAGAGAATTACGACGACAAGATACGCTACGCTGTCCAACACTACTTGATGTCTCATGCCAATGGCACTTTTCTCTGGGTAGCTTTAGTCTGCAAAGAACTTGCGGATCCTAGGGTCCCAAGACAGCATATGCTTACGAAGTTAACGTCATTCCCAGCAGGACTTGATCAACTTTATGAGCGAATGATGGAACATATTATCAACTCAGATGATGCGGGCCTGTGCAAGCAGATCTTAGCTATTGTGTCGGTCGTATACAGCCCCGTCACCTTGAAGGAGCTGATATCTCTTGTTGAGTCGCTCGAGGAATTCGACCAGGATGAGTTGAAAGAGACCATCGGATCCTGTGGCTCTTTCTTGACTCTTCGAAAAGGTGTCATTTACTTTGTGCATCAATCGGCGAAGGAATACCTGCTTGACAAGGCATCCAACCAGATCGTACCTTCTGGCACCACGGACCAGCACCATACCATCTTCTCGAGGTCGCTGCTGGTGATGTCCAGGTCCCTGCGGCGCGACATGTACGATCTACACCATCCCGGCATCTCTATAGATGATGTCCGCCAGCCTGATCCCAACCCGTTGGCCTCGGCGCGATACTCGTGCTTCTACTGGGTTGACCACCTAAGCGCTGCCGTCTCGGATAGAACTTTGATGCCTATCGACGACCTACAAGACGATGGCACAGTCCATCAGTTTCTTAGTAAGAAGTATCTCTACTGGCTGGAAGCGCTCAGCCTTCTCGGAAGAATACCAAAAGGTGTGGTTGCGATGACGAAGCTCGAGACGTTGCTG AATGGGTCAGAGGGAACCCGCTTGTTTGATTTCGTACGGGATGCACGGCGATTTATCCTAGCACATGGACGGGCGATAAGGAATGCGCCCCTTCAGGCATATGTGTCCGCGCTTACATTCAGCCCTCGGCGTAGCGTAACGAGAAGATTGTTCAAAGAGGAAGAGCCAAGCTGGATTCTAGCTAAACCGACCATAGCTGAGAATTGGGATGCATGTCTAGAGACGCTTGAAGGCCATGACGGTGGGGTTAACTGGGTGGTCTTCTCACCGGATGGCCAGCGCCTTGCATCAGCGTCACGCGAGGGGACCGTTAAGATGTGGGATATCGGGACCGGACACTGTACGGCGACGCTCGAAGGCCATGGAGGTGGGGTTCACTCGGTGGTCTTCTCACTGGATGGCCAGCGTCTTGCATCGGCATCACACGACACGACCGTCAAGATATGGGATGCCACGACTGGCCACTGTATGGCGACGCTCAGgggccatgatgatgaggtttGCTCAGTGGCGTTCTCACTCGACGGCCAGCGTCTCGCATCAGCATCACGCGACAGGACTGTCAAGATATGGGATGCCACGACTGGCGAGTGTACGGCAACGCTCGAAGGCCATCACGGCTGTGTTAACTCGGTGGTCTTCTCACCGGATGGCCAGCGCCTTGCATCGGCGTCAATCGACAGGATCGCCAAGATATGGGATGCCACGACTGTACAATGCCTTGCGACGCTCGTTATAGGCAGTGTCGCCGACACTATCCGCTTCGACAAAACTGGTACACATCTTCTTACCGATAATCTCATGTTTAACCTCAACCTGATCTCGCACCCATCTTCGTTTGCCACTGCGCCTGCATCCAGTCTACAACCTCACCCATGCCAATGCCAAGGCTACGGGATCAGCGCCGACCGCAAATGGATCACGTATCGAGGTCGAAACCTGCTCTGGCTCCCGTTTGAATATCGTCCAGTAAAATCAGCGATCGCAACAAGTATCGCCCTCGGCTGTAGCTCTGGATGGGTTTTACTGTTTCAGTTCTCGGGGGAAGGTCCTATCCTATCCTAG
- a CDS encoding hypothetical protein (At least one base has a quality score < 10), which produces MRCLKHLYVTDPRDDKQRILETKGGLLKGSYCWILKNDRFQRFRDDPQSRLLWIKGDPGKGKTMLLCGIIDELEKESAKRLSYFFCQATEAQLSSATGVLRGLIYLLIIQQPSLISYVRTKYDTQEEKRFESINAWAPLTDIFMDMLNDPALEDVVLIIDALDECKTKHSELLDFIFKSPSHIKWIVSSRNHCPDIGPRLRNATHTAKLCLEDIGSTICEAVDVYIRHKVDQLICEENYDDKIRYAVQHYLMSHANGTFLWVALVCKELADPRVPRQHMLTKLTSFPAGLDQLYERMMEHIINSDDAGLCKQILAIVSVVYSPVTLKELISLVESLEEFDQDELKETIGSCGSFLTLRKGVIYFVHQSAKEYLLDKASNQIVPSGTTDQHHTIFSRSLLVMSRSLRRDMYDLHHPGISIDDVRQPDPNPLASARYSCFYWVDHLSAAVSDRTLMPIDDLQDDGTVHQFLSKKYLYWLEALSLLGRIPKGVVAMTKLETLLNGSEGTRLFDFVRDARRFILAHGRAIRNAPLQAYVSALTFSPRRSVTRRLFKEEEPSWILAKPTIAENWDACLETLEGHDGGVNWVVFSPDGQRLASASREGTVKMWDIGTGHCTATLEGHGGGVHSVVFSLDGQRLASASHDTTVKIWDATTGHCMATLRGHDDEVCSVAFSLDGQRLASASRDRTVKIWDATTGECTATLEGHHGCVNSVVFSPDGQRLASASIDRIAKIWDATTVQCLATLVIGSVADTIRFDKTGTHLLTDNLMFNLNLISHPSSFATAPASSLQPHPCQCQGYGISADRKWITYRGRNLLWLPFEYRPVKSAIATSIALGCSSGWVLLFQFSGEGPILS; this is translated from the exons ATGCGATGTCTGAAGCATCTATACGTGACTGACCCCCGCGACGACAAGCAGCGAATCCTGGAGACAAAGGGCGGCCTGCTCAAGGGCTCCTACTGCTGGATTCTCAAGAACGACCGCTTTCAGCGATTTCGTGACGACCCGCAAAGCCGGCTGCTCTGGATCAAAGGCGACCCCGGCAAAGGCAAGACAATGCTCCTCTGCGGCATCATAGATGAGCTAGAGAAAGAGTCTGCGAAACGACTGTCTTATTTCTTCTGTCAGGCTACAGAGGCTCAATTGAGCAGTGCCACGGGCGTGCTGCGCGGCCTCATCTaccttctcatcatccagCAACCATCACTCATTTCCTACGTACGGACGAAGTACGATACCCAAGAGGAGAAACGTTTTGAGAGCATCAATGCCTGGGCGCCTCTGACCGATATATTCATGGACATGCTGAACGATCCAGCTCTGGAGGATGTGGTCTTGATCATCGATGCCCTTGACGAGTGCAAAACGAAGCACtcagagcttcttgactttaTTTTCAAGTCGCCTTCCCATATCAAGTGGATTGTATCCAGCCGCAACCACTGCCCAGACATTGGGCCGAGGCTCAGAAATGCAACACACACAGCCAAGCTGTGTCTTGAGGACATTGGGAGCACCATTTGCGAAGCAGTTGACGTGTACATCCGACACAAAGTGGATCAATTGATATGTGAAGAGAATTACGACGACAAGATACGCTACGCTGTCCAACACTACTTGATGTCTCATGCCAATGGCACTTTTCTCTGGGTAGCTTTAGTCTGCAAAGAACTTGCGGATCCTAGGGTCCCAAGACAGCATATGCTTACGAAGTTAACGTCATTCCCAGCAGGACTTGATCAACTTTATGAGCGAATGATGGAACATATTATCAACTCAGATGATGCGGGCCTGTGCAAGCAGATCTTAGCTATTGTGTCGGTCGTATACAGCCCCGTCACCTTGAAGGAGCTGATATCTCTTGTTGAGTCGCTCGAGGAATTCGACCAGGATGAGTTGAAAGAGACCATCGGATCCTGTGGCTCTTTCTTGACTCTTCGAAAAGGTGTCATTTACTTTGTGCATCAATCGGCGAAGGAATACCTGCTTGACAAGGCATCCAACCAGATCGTACCTTCTGGCACCACGGACCAGCACCATACCATCTTCTCGAGGTCGCTGCTGGTGATGTCCAGGTCCCTGCGGCGCGACATGTACGATCTACACCATCCCGGCATCTCTATAGATGATGTCCGCCAGCCTGATCCCAACCCGTTGGCCTCGGCGCGATACTCGTGCTTCTACTGGGTTGACCACCTAAGCGCTGCCGTCTCGGATAGAACTTTGATGCCTATCGACGACCTACAAGACGATGGCACAGTCCATCAGTTTCTTAGTAAGAAGTATCTCTACTGGCTGGAAGCGCTCAGCCTTCTCGGAAGAATACCAAAAGGTGTGGTTGCGATGACGAAGCTCGAGACGTTGCTG AATGGGTCAGAGGGAACCCGCTTGTTTGATTTCGTACGGGATGCACGGCGATTTATCCTAGCACATGGACGGGCGATAAGGAATGCGCCCCTTCAGGCATATGTGTCCGCGCTTACATTCAGCCCTCGGCGTAGCGTAACGAGAAGATTGTTCAAAGAGGAAGAGCCAAGCTGGATTCTAGCTAAACCGACCATAGCTGAGAATTGGGATGCATGTCTAGAGACGCTTGAAGGCCATGACGGTGGGGTTAACTGGGTGGTCTTCTCACCGGATGGCCAGCGCCTTGCATCAGCGTCACGCGAGGGGACCGTTAAGATGTGGGATATCGGGACCGGACACTGTACGGCGACGCTCGAAGGCCATGGAGGTGGGGTTCACTCGGTGGTCTTCTCACTGGATGGCCAGCGTCTTGCATCGGCATCACACGACACGACCGTCAAGATATGGGATGCCACGACTGGCCACTGTATGGCGACGCTCAGgggccatgatgatgaggtttGCTCAGTGGCGTTCTCACTCGACGGCCAGCGTCTCGCATCAGCATCACGCGACAGGACTGTCAAGATATGGGATGCCACGACTGGCGAGTGTACGGCAACGCTCGAAGGCCATCACGGCTGTGTTAACTCGGTGGTCTTCTCACCGGATGGCCAGCGCCTTGCATCGGCGTCAATCGACAGGATCGCCAAGATATGGGATGCCACGACTGTACAATGCCTTGCGACGCTCGTTATAGGCAGTGTCGCCGACACTATCCGCTTCGACAAAACTGGTACACATCTTCTTACCGATAATCTCATGTTTAACCTCAACCTGATCTCGCACCCATCTTCGTTTGCCACTGCGCCTGCATCCAGTCTACAACCTCACCCATGCCAATGCCAAGGCTACGGGATCAGCGCCGACCGCAAATGGATCACGTATCGAGGTCGAAACCTGCTCTGGCTCCCGTTTGAATATCGTCCAGTAAAATCAGCGATCGCAACAAGTATCGCCCTCGGCTGTAGCTCTGGATGGGTTTTACTGTTTCAGTTCTCGGGGGAAGGTCCTATCCTATCCTAG
- a CDS encoding lysophospholipase, which produces MASPATWLELRGNNTISALKDVLTRAKIGDIDTNAYANGIVRNGSALPRIGIAISGGGYRAIMNGAGAIAAFDNRTHGFHGRPSGRYSPGYNVP; this is translated from the exons ATGGCCTCGCCTGCCA CATGGCTAGAGCTTCGTGGCAATAACACCATCTCAGCGTTAAAGGACGTCCTTACCCGAGCCAAGATTGGCGATATAGACACTAACGCGTATGCGAATGGCATCGTGAGGAATGGCAGCGCGTTGCCACGAATCGGTATTGCCATCTCGGGCGGAGGTTATAGAGCCATTATGAATGGGGCTGGTGCCATTGCCGCTTTCGATAATCGAACCCATGGGTTCCACGGACGGCCATCTGGGCGGTATTCTCCAGGCTACAACGTACCTTAG
- a CDS encoding oxidoreductase, producing MAICNKPAAGVSFFTPAQQPPAGSATKRDSAPTLFKPLRIRGIELHNRIGVSPMGMYSTSQDGCATDFHLVHLGQFALKGAAAVFFGGE from the exons ATGGCCATCTGCAACAAACCCGCCGCTGGCGTCTCCTTCTTTACCCCAGCTCAACAGCCACCCGCTGGCTCTGCGACCAAGAGGGACTCGGCCCCAACTCTCTTCAAACCCCTACGCATCCGCGGTATCGAGCTTCATAACCGCATTGGAGTCTCTCCTATGGGCATGTACTCAACGAGCCAAGATGGCTGCGCAACAGACTTCCATCTCGTTCATTTAGGCCAATTCGCACTCAAAGGTGCTGCTGCGGTTTTCTTCG GTGGAGAGTAA